One stretch of Candidatus Baltobacteraceae bacterium DNA includes these proteins:
- a CDS encoding TRAP transporter substrate-binding protein — protein MKVSRKQVLGAAAGAFASVGILRFRGDAAEFSYKLANDTVPTHPLNVSTATAVKRIQDASGGQLEIRVFQNASLGSDPQLLSQVRSGAVEFIEVGNDILGAIVPAAALGTMPFAFNSYQQMESATGGAYGAYVAGLAEKAGIRKFPNAFYAGLFQTQSRLGPINAPGDLKGLKIRVPPGPLAIAMFKAFDASPTPVSLAEVYTSLQTHLVDALTVPLPVFEKFKFYEQVKYCSLTSHSYVNYLLLGNLAAWQRLPKKLQEIVDREFALASNEATLSMADQEQNLETTLRGQGMMFNAPALEPFRQVIRSAGLYAQWRQQYDPAAFDLLQKAVGKLA, from the coding sequence ATGAAGGTCTCACGCAAACAGGTTCTCGGAGCTGCGGCAGGTGCGTTTGCCTCCGTCGGCATTCTGCGCTTTCGCGGTGATGCAGCCGAGTTTTCGTACAAGCTCGCCAACGACACCGTTCCGACGCATCCGCTCAATGTCTCCACGGCAACGGCCGTCAAGCGCATTCAAGATGCCTCCGGCGGCCAGCTCGAGATTCGCGTCTTCCAAAACGCGTCGCTGGGCAGCGATCCGCAGCTGCTTTCGCAAGTGCGCAGCGGAGCCGTCGAATTCATCGAGGTCGGCAACGACATTCTCGGCGCGATCGTCCCGGCTGCGGCACTCGGTACGATGCCGTTCGCATTCAACTCATACCAGCAAATGGAGAGCGCGACCGGCGGCGCGTACGGCGCCTACGTTGCCGGACTCGCGGAGAAAGCCGGCATTCGAAAGTTTCCGAATGCGTTTTACGCGGGGCTGTTTCAAACGCAAAGCCGCCTCGGACCGATCAACGCTCCCGGCGATCTGAAAGGCCTCAAGATCCGCGTCCCACCCGGCCCGCTTGCGATTGCAATGTTCAAAGCATTCGATGCATCGCCGACCCCGGTCTCGCTGGCTGAAGTCTACACCTCGCTGCAAACGCATCTCGTCGACGCGTTGACCGTGCCGCTGCCGGTGTTCGAAAAATTCAAGTTCTACGAACAAGTGAAGTACTGTTCGCTGACCTCACATAGCTACGTCAACTATCTGCTGCTCGGAAATCTGGCTGCGTGGCAGCGCCTCCCGAAGAAACTGCAAGAGATCGTCGATCGTGAGTTCGCCCTAGCTTCAAACGAAGCGACGCTCAGCATGGCCGATCAAGAGCAGAATCTCGAAACGACGCTGCGCGGACAAGGCATGATGTTCAATGCACCGGCACTCGAACCGTTCCGGCAAGTCATTCGCAGCGCCGGACTTTACGCGCAGTGGCGTCAGCAATACGATCCGGCCGCCTTCGATCTGCTTCAGAAAGCGGTTGGGAAACTCGCTTAG
- a CDS encoding acetate--CoA ligase family protein, with amino-acid sequence MEPRSVAIVGANPDGTRMGGGFVLQAMRRHQYSGKILPVNPRYSDIDGLACVADLASVDGTVDLAVFAVPAATIRASIEAVPNGKITSALVLSSGFSEVGEEGAKLERELVQAFRAKNIRMVGPNSVGVVNLGNGLVATISQAFDRTDFPKGDVALVSQSGAFGTAVVARGLQEGLGFRFFISTGNEADLQFTDLARSLIVRDDVSVLCGYLENVRDGSGFVELAKLAASIGKPIVVLKAGTTQAGSVAAKSHTGALVGSDEVAQAIFDAYGVVRATDGEHLLELLKMFERTPRAKGKRLAIVSHSGGAGVLAADAAETAGAALPLPPAEVKEKLSEKLAAFATISNPLDMTGAASLQAGLMVNCLRTMLESDAYDAGVLCVALIWREGEILLAELNALAEECAKPFAVSWSAPSEALAPKLRAARFPVVADPARAAGALARKLVHDATAHSNLTHSREARGRVRGDDLATTAGQIAVLVRYGIALPRQLLAASLEEAEHFRASVNGPVVVKIAAPELLHRTEAGGVAINIRSADELAQAYERVLASIRANHPDARIDGMLIQEMVGEGTHAFVGVKRDPTFGPIVAIGPGGTFVELFGKLAMRPAPLDPDQALSMLHGTVLDRLLAGFRGAAGFDRNSFAQLIANVSKLALEAPDVQEMEFNPVIVRPDGSGCVAVDYKFALT; translated from the coding sequence CTGGAGCCGCGCAGCGTCGCAATCGTCGGCGCGAATCCCGATGGCACGCGTATGGGCGGCGGCTTCGTCTTGCAGGCGATGCGCCGCCACCAATACAGCGGGAAAATTCTCCCGGTCAATCCGCGCTATTCCGATATCGACGGTTTAGCGTGCGTCGCCGATCTGGCGAGCGTCGACGGTACGGTCGACCTTGCGGTGTTCGCAGTCCCCGCCGCAACGATCCGCGCCAGCATCGAGGCCGTACCGAACGGAAAAATCACGTCAGCGCTCGTGCTGTCCTCCGGCTTCTCCGAAGTCGGAGAAGAAGGCGCGAAGCTGGAGCGCGAGCTGGTCCAAGCGTTTCGCGCAAAAAATATTCGGATGGTCGGTCCGAACTCGGTCGGCGTCGTCAATTTGGGAAACGGTCTCGTCGCCACGATCAGCCAGGCCTTCGATCGCACCGATTTTCCTAAAGGCGACGTCGCGCTCGTTTCGCAAAGCGGCGCGTTCGGTACGGCAGTCGTCGCGCGTGGGCTGCAAGAAGGCCTGGGGTTCCGCTTTTTCATCAGCACCGGAAACGAAGCCGATCTTCAGTTCACGGATCTGGCGCGCTCCCTCATCGTGCGCGATGACGTTAGCGTCCTGTGCGGCTACTTGGAAAACGTTCGCGATGGGAGCGGCTTTGTCGAGCTTGCCAAGCTAGCGGCCTCGATCGGCAAACCGATCGTGGTCCTGAAAGCCGGTACGACGCAAGCAGGTTCGGTCGCCGCCAAATCGCACACCGGCGCGCTCGTCGGATCCGACGAAGTCGCGCAAGCAATCTTCGATGCTTACGGCGTCGTCCGCGCGACCGACGGCGAGCATCTTCTCGAGCTGCTCAAGATGTTCGAACGAACGCCGCGTGCCAAAGGCAAACGGCTCGCGATCGTTTCGCATTCGGGCGGAGCCGGCGTCTTGGCCGCAGATGCCGCAGAGACCGCGGGTGCTGCCCTGCCGTTGCCGCCTGCCGAAGTGAAGGAGAAATTGTCCGAAAAGCTTGCCGCTTTTGCAACGATTTCGAATCCGCTCGACATGACGGGAGCTGCGTCGTTGCAAGCCGGCCTAATGGTGAACTGTCTGCGTACGATGCTCGAGAGCGACGCCTACGACGCAGGCGTTTTGTGTGTCGCATTGATTTGGCGCGAAGGCGAGATCTTGCTCGCCGAGCTGAACGCGCTTGCGGAAGAGTGCGCTAAACCGTTCGCCGTCTCGTGGTCGGCGCCGAGCGAAGCGCTGGCTCCAAAATTGCGCGCTGCACGCTTTCCGGTTGTGGCCGATCCCGCCCGCGCCGCAGGAGCGCTGGCGCGAAAGCTCGTTCACGACGCGACCGCGCATTCGAACCTGACGCATTCCCGCGAAGCGCGTGGCCGCGTCCGCGGCGACGATCTCGCGACGACGGCCGGACAAATTGCAGTCCTCGTACGTTACGGCATTGCGCTTCCGCGCCAGCTGCTCGCGGCGTCGCTCGAAGAGGCGGAGCACTTTCGCGCGTCGGTGAACGGTCCGGTTGTCGTCAAGATTGCGGCACCGGAATTGTTGCACCGTACCGAGGCCGGCGGCGTCGCAATCAATATCCGTTCGGCGGACGAGCTGGCGCAAGCGTACGAGCGCGTTCTCGCGAGCATTCGCGCAAATCATCCGGACGCGCGCATCGACGGCATGTTGATCCAAGAGATGGTCGGTGAGGGGACGCATGCATTCGTCGGCGTCAAACGCGATCCGACGTTCGGGCCCATCGTCGCGATCGGACCAGGCGGAACGTTCGTCGAGCTTTTCGGAAAGCTCGCGATGCGGCCGGCGCCGCTCGACCCGGATCAGGCGCTTTCGATGTTGCACGGCACCGTGCTCGACCGGCTGCTCGCGGGATTTCGCGGCGCTGCGGGATTCGATCGCAACTCGTTCGCGCAGCTGATCGCAAATGTGTCGAAGCTGGCACTCGAGGCTCCTGACGTGCAGGAGATGGAGTTCAATCCGGTCATCGTGCGACCCGACGGCAGCGGCTGCGTCGCGGTCGACTACAAGTTCGCGCTTACGTAG
- a CDS encoding acyl-CoA dehydrogenase family protein, which translates to MTAELQALFAESAHELFSSEVDENTLRAAEGGTWPRALWKHVEESGYTTLFDDDELGATWNEAYPIIAAASEALAPIPLAETLIAGWLLRQAGIEQPPGPLTIVPDASDVAHMQGVPWGRAAEHAVAVIPGALESSVVLYRIAHLRVTPGKNAADEPRDTLDAAAAGPVKSAALPGNLPADVVQRFGALVRAVQMAGAVNRILEQSVRFAKEREQFGKQIGSYQAISHQLAILTEEKIAAEVASAYAWRELASDAKSNAAGVAKIRAGRAAGIATTIGHAVHAAIGMTREHTLHFATRRLWSWRAEFGSESHWARKLGEDVVARGGANFWSDIT; encoded by the coding sequence ATGACGGCCGAGCTGCAAGCGCTCTTCGCAGAGAGCGCGCACGAATTGTTCTCAAGCGAAGTCGACGAGAACACGCTGCGTGCCGCCGAGGGCGGAACGTGGCCGCGCGCGCTGTGGAAGCACGTCGAAGAGAGCGGTTACACGACGCTGTTCGACGACGACGAGCTCGGCGCAACCTGGAACGAAGCGTATCCGATTATCGCAGCAGCAAGCGAAGCGCTCGCACCGATTCCGCTCGCTGAAACGTTGATTGCGGGATGGCTCTTGCGGCAGGCCGGCATCGAACAACCGCCGGGCCCGCTCACGATCGTTCCGGACGCGAGCGACGTGGCACACATGCAAGGTGTTCCGTGGGGCCGCGCGGCCGAACACGCCGTCGCGGTCATTCCCGGTGCGCTTGAAAGCTCGGTCGTGCTGTACCGGATCGCGCATCTGCGCGTGACGCCGGGGAAAAACGCCGCCGATGAGCCCCGCGATACGCTTGACGCCGCGGCCGCGGGTCCGGTTAAGTCGGCCGCGCTGCCCGGCAATCTGCCGGCTGACGTTGTGCAACGCTTCGGTGCGCTCGTGCGCGCGGTGCAAATGGCGGGTGCCGTCAATCGTATCCTCGAGCAGTCGGTGCGCTTCGCAAAAGAACGCGAACAGTTCGGAAAGCAGATCGGCAGCTATCAGGCGATCTCGCATCAGCTTGCGATTCTCACGGAAGAGAAAATCGCAGCAGAGGTGGCGTCGGCGTATGCGTGGCGCGAGCTGGCGAGCGATGCGAAGAGCAATGCAGCCGGCGTCGCAAAAATTCGCGCCGGACGAGCGGCCGGGATCGCGACGACGATCGGGCACGCGGTTCACGCCGCGATCGGGATGACGCGCGAACACACGCTGCATTTTGCCACGCGCAGGTTATGGTCGTGGCGCGCCGAGTTCGGTTCGGAATCGCACTGGGCGCGAAAACTTGGAGAAGACGTCGTCGCCCGCGGTGGCGCAAACTTTTGGAGTGATATTACATGA
- a CDS encoding acyl-CoA dehydrogenase family protein — MRFYCAKNFPVKVIALAPPLGEDIEQLRKDVRTFLAEHVPQYSAEIRAASWMSYDRAFSRSMGARGWIGMTWPKQYGGHERSSLERYVVLEELLAAGAPSGAHWVADRQSGPLILRCGTEEMKQSILPRIACGELTFCIGMSEPEVGSDLASVQARAERVAGGWKLSGTKLWTTFAHQADYMIGLFRTSGTSTDKHKGLSQFVIDLHTPGIEIRTIRELGGHDNFNEVVFRDAVIREDSLLGDEGGGWSQVVSELALERSGPERYLSSFRLLVEAIGAADRGDSRVTTELGIMYAELVTLRQMSLGVAAMLGEGKDTGIAAAVVKDLGVTFEQRIPHAIHDMFGRELLGTDDLTRVQAVTTEMAPGFSLRGGTREILRSLIGRELLR; from the coding sequence ATGCGCTTCTATTGCGCCAAAAACTTTCCCGTGAAGGTGATTGCACTCGCGCCACCACTCGGGGAAGATATAGAACAGCTTCGCAAAGACGTTCGCACGTTTCTTGCAGAGCACGTTCCGCAGTACTCGGCCGAGATTCGCGCGGCTAGCTGGATGAGCTACGATCGTGCGTTCAGCCGGAGCATGGGGGCGCGCGGCTGGATCGGCATGACCTGGCCCAAGCAGTACGGCGGTCACGAGCGTTCCTCGCTCGAGCGCTACGTCGTGCTCGAAGAGCTGCTCGCGGCGGGTGCACCGTCGGGCGCGCATTGGGTCGCCGACCGGCAAAGCGGTCCGCTCATCTTGCGTTGCGGCACCGAGGAAATGAAGCAGTCGATCTTGCCTCGGATCGCGTGCGGCGAGCTGACGTTTTGTATCGGGATGAGCGAGCCCGAAGTCGGCTCCGATCTGGCGAGCGTGCAAGCGCGTGCCGAGCGCGTCGCCGGTGGTTGGAAGCTGAGCGGAACCAAGCTCTGGACGACGTTCGCGCACCAGGCCGATTACATGATCGGACTCTTCCGAACGAGCGGCACGTCAACCGACAAACACAAAGGGCTCTCGCAGTTCGTCATCGATCTGCACACGCCAGGCATCGAGATTCGCACGATTCGCGAGCTTGGCGGCCACGACAATTTCAACGAGGTCGTTTTTCGCGACGCCGTCATTCGCGAAGACTCATTGCTCGGTGACGAGGGCGGTGGCTGGTCGCAAGTCGTCTCCGAGCTTGCGCTCGAGCGCAGCGGACCGGAGCGTTATCTCAGCAGCTTCCGGTTACTCGTCGAAGCGATCGGGGCGGCAGATCGTGGCGACTCGCGCGTGACGACGGAGCTTGGAATCATGTATGCCGAGCTCGTGACGCTGCGGCAGATGTCGCTCGGCGTCGCCGCCATGCTCGGCGAAGGCAAAGACACCGGCATCGCTGCCGCCGTGGTGAAAGACCTCGGCGTCACGTTCGAGCAGCGCATTCCGCACGCGATTCACGACATGTTCGGACGCGAACTGCTCGGAACCGACGATCTCACGCGCGTGCAAGCCGTCACGACCGAGATGGCGCCGGGATTTTCGTTGCGTGGTGGAACGCGCGAAATTTTGCGCTCGCTCATCGGCCGGGAGCTCTTGCGATGA
- a CDS encoding enoyl-CoA hydratase/isomerase family protein — translation MSSALRVTHEDGVTLLVLDAPEKRNPLTEALMHAYAAAIEEIRRDARVRAVVLASNGPAFSAGGDMGMLEEQLTWEPEKNRRQMGRFYRAYLTGLTLDVPAIAAIEGDAIGAGLTLTLSYDIRIASESARLGFTFLNLGLHPGMGTTHLLPLLVGDARAAELVFTGKLISGSDAASIGLVNQALAAKTVRETAMTMAREIAAKPGQAMRLAKRALTRRKLEGLEAALDYEAMAQASGFASAEMRAMIEAWRKR, via the coding sequence TTGTCTAGCGCCCTGCGCGTCACGCACGAAGACGGCGTGACGCTGCTCGTCCTCGACGCGCCCGAGAAACGCAATCCGCTCACCGAAGCGCTGATGCACGCCTATGCGGCTGCGATCGAAGAGATCCGGCGCGACGCTCGCGTGCGCGCAGTCGTGCTCGCCTCGAACGGACCCGCATTCAGCGCGGGCGGCGACATGGGAATGCTCGAGGAGCAGCTGACGTGGGAGCCCGAGAAAAATCGCCGCCAAATGGGCCGCTTCTATCGCGCGTATCTCACCGGGCTTACACTCGACGTGCCGGCGATCGCAGCCATCGAAGGCGACGCAATCGGCGCCGGCCTGACGCTTACGCTTTCGTATGATATTCGGATCGCGTCCGAATCGGCGCGTCTCGGCTTCACGTTTCTGAACCTCGGCCTACATCCGGGTATGGGAACGACGCATCTTCTTCCGCTGCTCGTCGGTGATGCGCGCGCAGCCGAGCTGGTCTTCACAGGCAAGCTGATCTCCGGGAGCGACGCTGCCTCAATCGGTCTTGTGAATCAGGCACTTGCAGCCAAGACCGTGCGCGAGACCGCGATGACGATGGCGCGCGAGATCGCGGCCAAACCCGGGCAAGCGATGCGTCTGGCAAAACGCGCGCTCACGCGGCGCAAGCTCGAAGGCCTCGAAGCCGCGCTGGATTACGAAGCGATGGCGCAGGCGAGTGGTTTTGCCTCCGCGGAGATGCGTGCGATGATCGAAGCCTGGCGGAAGCGTTAG
- a CDS encoding CoA transferase has protein sequence MPAITASPALSHLRILDLTRVRSGPTCVKQFADFGADVIKIEATVAEDFGAPRESPDFQNLHRNKRSLTLDLKKPEGREVFMRLVKTADVVVENFRPDVKARLGIDYESLRAVNKRIILASISGFGQDGPYRERPGLDQIAQGMSGIMSVTGAPGEGPMRAGAAVCDVTAGLLAALGIMTALLEREHSGEGQWVQSTLLQAGLQVLDFQAARYTMLGEVPAQVGNDHPTNVPSSAYTTADGYVSIAATGSAFWKRLCDVIGRPDLFADPDYADNPNRIKNRKALNDTIDAAMKTKTTAEWVAILGAAEIPCGPIYKMDQVFADEQMQHLRVTSEVEHPRLGRLKILSQFATLMRTPGKLVTAAPERGAHTGEVLRESGYSEAEIAKLQEQKIV, from the coding sequence ATGCCTGCAATAACTGCAAGTCCTGCTCTCTCGCATCTCCGGATTCTCGACCTCACGCGCGTCCGTTCCGGGCCGACCTGCGTCAAGCAATTCGCGGATTTCGGCGCCGACGTCATTAAGATCGAGGCGACGGTCGCGGAAGATTTCGGCGCGCCGCGTGAGAGCCCCGATTTCCAGAACCTCCATCGCAACAAACGTTCGCTGACGCTCGATCTGAAGAAGCCCGAAGGCCGCGAGGTCTTCATGCGGCTGGTCAAGACGGCCGACGTCGTCGTCGAAAATTTCCGGCCCGACGTCAAGGCACGTTTGGGGATCGATTACGAATCGCTGCGCGCGGTCAACAAACGCATCATTCTCGCGAGCATTTCGGGCTTCGGACAAGACGGACCGTACCGCGAGCGTCCGGGCCTGGATCAAATCGCGCAAGGCATGAGCGGGATCATGTCGGTAACGGGGGCGCCGGGCGAGGGTCCGATGCGCGCGGGGGCCGCGGTCTGCGACGTGACCGCGGGTTTGCTGGCGGCGCTCGGCATCATGACAGCGCTGCTCGAGCGCGAACATTCGGGCGAAGGCCAGTGGGTGCAATCGACGCTCTTGCAAGCCGGCTTGCAAGTGCTCGATTTTCAAGCTGCACGCTACACGATGCTGGGTGAAGTTCCGGCTCAAGTCGGCAACGATCATCCTACCAACGTTCCGTCGTCGGCGTATACGACGGCCGACGGTTACGTCAGCATCGCCGCAACCGGCAGCGCCTTTTGGAAGCGCCTGTGCGACGTCATCGGGCGTCCCGATTTATTTGCGGACCCGGATTACGCGGACAATCCGAACCGGATCAAAAACCGCAAGGCGCTCAACGACACGATCGATGCCGCGATGAAAACGAAAACGACCGCCGAGTGGGTTGCGATCCTGGGTGCGGCCGAGATTCCGTGCGGACCGATCTACAAGATGGATCAAGTCTTCGCCGACGAGCAGATGCAGCATCTGCGCGTGACGAGCGAGGTCGAGCATCCGCGCCTCGGAAGGCTGAAGATTCTCAGCCAGTTTGCGACCTTGATGCGTACGCCCGGCAAGCTCGTGACGGCGGCGCCGGAGCGCGGCGCGCACACCGGCGAAGTGCTGCGCGAATCGGGATACAGCGAAGCCGAGATCGCGAAACTGCAAGAGCAAAAGATTGTCTAG
- a CDS encoding FAD-dependent oxidoreductase, with the protein MERAWDVIVIGAGAAGLTSAKETASAGLRTACIESLMFGGLIVNVNELNPSLDGASGSGVDFATELMTAATDAGVESLNGIVELVENNGDGFAVRVDGEVHTARTVILASGARLKRLGIPGEEEYEGRGVSQCADCDGPMFSGKDVIVVGGGDSAIQEALTLAGLCSTVYVAHRDEAFTATPEFVEELERCSNVRILWNTIVERLEGEEHVEKAVVWDTKADASRELPCSAMFAYIGLEPNSEYLDEDVPRDEHGRVITDGSLQTKIPGLFAAGAVRVGCGGLLSDAIGEGRAAASAAIRFVELS; encoded by the coding sequence ATGGAACGCGCCTGGGACGTCATCGTTATCGGAGCCGGCGCTGCTGGATTGACCTCGGCAAAAGAAACGGCCTCCGCTGGTTTACGGACGGCTTGTATCGAGTCGTTGATGTTCGGCGGCTTGATCGTGAACGTCAACGAGCTGAACCCCAGCCTCGACGGCGCGAGCGGTTCAGGTGTCGACTTCGCGACCGAGCTGATGACGGCGGCAACGGATGCCGGCGTCGAGTCGCTGAACGGAATCGTCGAGCTGGTCGAAAACAACGGCGACGGATTCGCGGTGCGCGTCGACGGCGAGGTGCACACTGCACGCACGGTCATTCTCGCCTCAGGCGCGCGTCTGAAGCGTCTGGGCATTCCCGGTGAAGAAGAGTACGAAGGGCGCGGCGTTTCGCAGTGCGCGGATTGCGATGGGCCGATGTTTTCCGGCAAAGACGTCATCGTCGTCGGCGGCGGGGATTCGGCGATACAGGAAGCGCTGACGCTCGCCGGCTTGTGCAGTACCGTGTACGTTGCGCATCGCGATGAGGCGTTCACCGCGACGCCGGAATTCGTCGAAGAGCTGGAACGCTGCAGCAACGTTCGGATTCTCTGGAACACGATCGTCGAGCGGCTCGAAGGCGAAGAGCACGTCGAGAAAGCCGTCGTCTGGGATACGAAAGCCGATGCAAGCCGCGAGCTGCCGTGCAGCGCGATGTTCGCATATATCGGTCTCGAACCCAATTCTGAATATCTCGACGAGGACGTTCCGCGTGACGAGCACGGCCGCGTCATAACCGACGGCTCACTGCAAACGAAGATCCCCGGTCTCTTTGCTGCGGGCGCCGTTCGCGTGGGCTGCGGTGGTTTGCTGTCGGACGCAATCGGCGAAGGCCGCGCCGCGGCGTCAGCGGCCATTCGTTTCGTGGAACTAAGCTAA